The genomic interval GACCCGCAAGATCACGCGCTTCCCGATCATCCTGTTCGGCACCAAATACTGGTCCGGCCTGATGGATTGGCTGCGCGAATCGCTCGGCGGCTCCGGCAAGATCGGCCCGGGTGATCTGGACCTGCTGCACCTCACCGACAGCGTCGAGGAGGTGGTGTCGATCATCACCGGCAATGCGGTGGCGGGCGGGGCGGCAGAGGCGACCGGTGCGGAGGATCTGTGGTGAGTGAGCCTGTGGTGCGGCCCTATTCGGTATGTGTGTACTGCTCGGCGAGCACCGCGGATACCGACTACCTGACATTGGCCGCGCAGGTCGGCACCGAGATCGCGAGCCGCGGGTGGCAATTGGTGTCCGGAGGCGGGCACGTGTCGATGATGGGCGCGGTCGCGACCGCCGCCCGCGCGGGTGGGGCGAACACCATCGGCGTGATCCCGAAACACCTGGTGCACAAGGAAGTCGCCGATACCGACGCCGACGAACTGGTCGTCACCGACACCATGCGGCAGCGCAAGCAGGTCATGGAGGACCGCGCCGACGCCTTCCTCACCCTGCCCGGCGGCATCGGCACGCTCGAGGAATTCTTCGAAACCTGGACGGGCGGATATCTGGGCCAGCACGACAAGCCGGTGGTGCTGCTGGACCCGAACGGCTTCTACCGCGGCCTGTTCGACTGGATCGACGAGCTCTATCAGCGAAAGTTCGTGCCGCAGCCCGCTTTGGATCGGATCACAGTGGCTAACACCTTGGCAGAGGCCTTCGCGGCTCTGAAACCCTGAGGAGAACTGCTGTGAGCGAGACACCTACGACCGTGAGCCTGTTCGATCTGGCGAAGGCATTGCCCCGCATGGCATTCGACGCACCGTCGATGCTGCGCGGGGCGAAGGGCATGCTGGTGCGTGGGGACGACAAGGCCTCGGTGGGCCGATACTTCCAGCGCAAAGCGCATCGTCATCCGGACCGGATCTTCCTGCGGTTCGAAGGTGAGAAGTTCACCTACCGCGCGGCCAACGCCGAGGTGAACCGGTACGCGCACGTACTCGCCGACCGCGGCGTCAGCCGGGGTGACGTGGTGGGTGTGCTGATGACCAATCGCCCCGAAACCCTGTTCGTGGCGCTGGCGGTGGTCAAGCTCGGCGCTACCGTGGGCCTGCTCAACTACAACCAGCGCGACGAGGTGCTCACGCACAGCTTCGGCCTGCTCGACAGTGTGCTCGACGTGATCGGCGAGGATTGCCGGGAGGCGTTCGACTCGCTCGCGGAAAAACCGTCGAAGGTGTTGTTCGGCAATGAGCTGCGCGAGGCCGCCCGCACCGCCGACGACTCGGATCCGGCGGTCTGCGAGCAGGTCACCGCACGCGAACGCGCTTTCCTGATCTTCACCTCCGGCACCACCGGTATGCCCAAGGCCAGCGTGATGACGCATCGGCGCTGGACCCAATCCATGGCCGGACTCGGTGGTCTGGGCGTGCGGCTGCACGGCGATGACGCTCTGTACTGCTGCCTGCCGCTCTATCACAACAACGCGCTCACGGTCGCGCTGTCGTCGGTGCTGGCGAACAACGCCACCTACGTGCTGGGCCACAAGTTCTCGGCATCCGGGTTCTGGGACGAGGTCATCCGCGAGGAAGCCACCGCGTTCATCTACATCGGCGAGCTGTGCCGCTATCTGCTGAACCAGCCGGCCAAGCCGACCGACCGGCAGCACCGGGTCCGGCTCGCCGTCGGCAACGGCCTGCGCCCGGAACTGTGGGACGAGTTCAAACGCCGCTTCGGCATCGACCGGATCGTCGAGTTCTACGGTGCCAGTGAGGCTCCCGTCGCGTTCGTCAACGCGTTCGGTGTGGACCGCACCGCCGGATTCACGGTGTTGCCGTACGCGATCGTGGAGTACGACGACGAGAACGGCTCGGTCAAGCGCGATGCGAACGGCAGGTTGCGCCGGGTTGAGCCGGGCGGCGTCGGTCTGCTGCTCGCCAAGGTCACCAGCCGGCAGCCCTTCGACGGCTACACCGACGCGGACGCCACCGAATCCAAGGTGGTACGCGACGCTTTCAAGGACGGCGACGCCTGGTTCGACACCGGCGACCTGGTGCGCGATCAGGGCTGGGGCCATATCGCCTTCGTCGACCGGCTCGGCGACACTTTCCGCTGGAAGGGGGAGAACGTGGCCACCACGCAGGTCGAAGGCGCATTGAACAAGCACGACGCCATCGAGGCGGCCGTTGTCTTCGGCGTCGACCTCCCCGGCGCCGACGGTAAGGCGGGCATGGCCGCGATCACCTTGCGCGACAACGCCGAATTCGACGGCAAGGCGCTCGCCGACCTGGCCTACGACCAGTTGCCCGGCTACGCGGTGCCACTGTTCATCCGGGTGGTCTCCGCGCTGGAACAGACCTCGACCTTCAAGAGCCGCAAAGTCGACCTCCGCAAACAGGGCTACCAGCCGGACGACGACACCGATCTCTATGTTCTGTCGGGGCGTGCGAAGGGATATATCCCCTTCTACGAGGACTATCCCGACGAGGTAGCGGCACGCCGCGCGCCGGAGTAGTGCCACCCGTTGGGGCGAGATTGCTTGCCGCTATCTCGTAGCTACCGGACTGTAGCGTCCATCGGCATGACAGAAACGCAGAGAACTCACACCGTCATGCGTAACTCCGTGATTTCCGCGAGCCTGCTCGCGTCGCTTGCCGCAGCTTGCGTGGCGCTGGGTGGGGTAGCCCAGGCCGCCCCGATCCTAAGCATCCCGTCAGGCAGCAGTGCCGCCCAGCCCGAGGACGAAGCCACCACAGATAACGAAGGCGGCGTCAAGGACGACAGCGGCAAGCCCAAGGAAGGCGCGGTCGGAGAGGCCGGCACCGCGGGCACGGCTCGAGAGCAGAGCGACGAGACCGGCACTGCCGACGGGAGCCGTGCTGCGGACGAGAGCGGTACTGCTCAGGAGAGCGGCACGGCTGGCCAGAGCAACAGTATCGATCAGAGCGGCACGGCTGACCAGAGCGGTACAGCCGACCAGAGCAACAGCATCGATCAGGGCGGCACGGCTCACCAGAGCGGTACAGCCGACCAGAGCAACAGCGTCGACCAGGGCGCCACCGCCGGCCAGAGCAACAGCATCGACCAAAACGGCACCGCCCGGCAGAGCGGTACTGCCGATGAGAACGGCGTCGCCCAGCAGAACGGCACCACCGTTCGGTAAAGCGGAATCCTGTTCAGCGATGCGGCCCGGATGCGTGATGCGCATCCGGGCCGCATCGTCCCGTAGATCTTGATGGGCTGCCCGCTGGGTACAGTCAAGGTCATGTTCAGCCCCGCCGTAGAGCCGCTTCCCACTCTCTGCGGCAAGCCGGTACAGACGGATCGGGCGCTGGTGATGGCGATCGTGAATCGCACCCCCGATTCGTTCTACGACCGGGGCGCGACCTTCAGTGACGCGGCCGCGATGGACGCCGTCGCCCGCGCGGTGCGGGAGGGCGCCGACCTGGTCGACATCGGCGGAGTGAAGGCGGGCCCCGGCGATCTGGTGGACGCCGCCGAAGAAGCGCGCCGCGTGGTCCCGTTTGTCGCGGCGATTCGCGCCGACTATCCCCAGCTATTGATCAGCGTGGATACCTGGCGCGGTGATGTGGCGGCCGCCGCGGTGGCGGCGGGCGCGGACCTGATCAACGACACCTGGGCGGGCGCCGATCCGGAGCTGGTGCGGGTGGCCGCGGAGCTGGGCGCGGGAATCGTGTGCAGTCACACCGGCGGGGCGGTGCCGCGGACCCGCCCGCATCGAGTCCGGTACGCCGATGTGGTCGCCGAAGTGACCGAGACCGTGGTGAACGCGGCCGAGCGGGCGCTCGCCGCCGGGGTGCGCCGGGACTCGATCCTGATCGATCCGACCCACGATTTCGGTAAGAACACCTATCACGGGCTCGAGTTGTTGCGAGCAGTGGACGTTCTCGTAAATACCGGATGGCCGGTGTTGATGGCGCTGAGCAATAAGGATTTCATCGGGGAGACTCTAGGTGTAGAGCTAACCGAGCGATTGGAGGGCACATTGGCAGCAACCGCATGGTCCGCGGCCGCAGGCGCCCGAGTTTTCCGAGTCCACGAAGTTGCCGCGACCCGCCGCGTGGTCGACATGATCGCCGCTATCCAGGGCATCCGGCCCCCCGCACGAACATTGCGAGGTCTGGTATGAGGTTCAGCAATCACCGTCCGCCCGTCGTAACCTCGGGAGGCTCGGCATGACGATCAATACCTGGGACAACCCCGACTGGCCGGTCGAAGAACTGGTCGCCGCCAAGGGGGGCCGCACCGTCTCGGTCGTGCTGCCCGCCCTGAACGAGGAAGCCACCGTCGCCGACGTGGTCGCGAGCATCCGTCCGCTGCTGGGCACACTGGTCGACGAGCTGATCGTGCTCGACTCCGGTTCCACCGATGCCACGGCCGAACGGGCGCGTGCCGCCGGCGCCGAGGTCGTCACGCGGGAACAGGCCGTGCCCGAATTGGAACCGATGCCGGGCAAGGGCGAGGTGCTGTGGCGCTCGCTGGCCGTCGCCGGCGGTGACCTGATCGCCTTCGTCGACTCCGACCTGATCGACCCCGACCCGGCCTTCGTACCGAAGTTGCTGGGGCCCTTGCTGACTGTGGACGACATGCAGTTGGTCAAGGCCTACTATCGTCGTCCGCTGCGCCAGGGTGGCGCGACCGACGCGCACGGCGGCGGCCGCGTTACCGAACTCGTCGCGCGACCCCTGCTGGCCGCCCTGCGCCCCGAGCTGTCCCAGGTGCTGCAGCCGCTGGGCGGCGAATACGCGGGCAGCAGGGAACTTCTCACGTCCGTCCCGTTCGCGCCGGGGTACGGCGTCGAAATCGGTTTGCTGCTGGACACTTACGATCGGCTCGGCCTGGAAGCCATCGGTCAGGTCAACCTCGGTGTCCGGACGCATCGCAACCGCCCCCTCGCCGACCTCGGTGTCATGTCCCGGCAGATCCTGGGCACCGTGCTCGGCCGCAGCGGCGTGCAGGACTCCGGCGCCGCGCTCACCCAATTCCCTTTGGTGGGCGACGCTTTCACCGCCCAGAGCACCGAGGTGTCGCTCACCGATCGGCCGCCGATGAACACCCTGCGCCCGACCCGCGTCGCCGCCTGACTCAGCGGCGGCGGCCGGTGAACAACTCGAGGTGACCGCAGGAAGCGCAACGGTACGCCTCGATCCGCCACGGACCGTTTGGGATTACCGAGGGAGCTGCGGAATGCCGCTCAGTGGTCGGCCGGAGCTTCCGCTTCTTTCTCCAGGCGAGCTCGAATATCGGCGACGGTGAGCTGATTCTCATCGGTGCCGGGGGAGCGCAGCAGCACCGCGAGCAGTCCGACGACGATTACTACGGCTACACCGATGATCACAATGAGGTTCATTTGCCGCCCAGCACACTCGCTCGAACAATAGTTACCGGGTAGCAATCTAATCGGCAGCGGGCATTCTCTGAGAATCAATACGTGGTGAACTGCGACACATCAACTGAAATGGCAAGGTATATCGGTTAATTCGAGACTATAAGCCACTCTGGCAATTGTTCAGCGGCGTGTGCGCGGTGCCATGACGCGCGAATCGGACGGATCATGCCGATAAACCGGTGTGAGGAGATCGGCGTCCACGGGCTCCCCGGTACCGCGGTCGTAGCGCACCGCGATGAGCACCGAGAACAGATGGTTCGCGGCCCGTTCGTGCAATGTGGCCAGGCGGGTGGCGAGCAGGCGAATGGCGCCGAGGGATCCCGGCGGGTGCAGACCATCGATGATCAGGCAGGTGCCGCGGCCGTCCGGGCGGGGCAGCCGGGCGAGATAGGCGATGTCGTGCGGATCGGGGCCACCGGGCCGGTACACGCGTCGTGCGGCGCGATCCTCGATACCGCGCCGCGCGTCGCCCGCCCGCGCGACGGCGCGGCGCAGGCGCGGGTCTGCGGCTATGAGCTGGCGCAAGCTGGGGGAGAGCTCCGGACCGCCCACGATGATCAGTCCGTCGCGGTTCAGGTCGATCGGGCGGCCGGGCAGGAAATGCTCCACGGTCGCGCTGAATCCGAGCTCGTGCAGTAGCTCGGCCAGGCGCGAGGCCGCGGTGGCGTCGGGCGCGCCGAGCACGCGACCCGCCCGCACTTCGGGCGCGATCACCGTGATCGGGCCGTGCCCGAAGAACAGCCCTTCCGGTGCGGGGCCCTGGGTGCTCACCTGATGAATGCGGGCGCGGGAAAGTCCCGCGGCCGCACCGATTCTGGCGAACGTCCAGCCCTCGGCATGAAGTTCCCTGATCACAGCTCTGCGGATGCGGGTCAGTTCGTTGATGGTCTGCTGGGCCGCCGCCACCCCGTCGGTTGCCGCTTTGAGCCGCTCGACCTTGTCTTCGATAGCGAAGACCCGTGCCACGTCATCGGCCGACATGTGCGAAGTCTAGACAGCTGGACACTGTCAGGTGTCTAGTTCGCTTGACGCGGGTGACCTTGTTCGGCCTAGGTGGCGTCGTTGTCGATCGGCGGAGTCTCGTTGCGCTCCAGCGGTTTCTGCAGCTTGGGCATCGAGTAGTCGGGCATCTTGGTGCTGTCCCGGAGATCCCCGACGGCACCGTCGATGTCCTTGAACACCGAATCGTCGCCGCCCAGCAAATGTTTGGTGACCACCGCGCGCGGCGTCATCCCGCGCAACTCGTTCAAGTCGGCCAGCGGCTTACGCAGGTCGTCGAACTCCGGCCCCAGCTCCTGTTTCAGCTGCGACGTCGCTCCGCTGGCGTAATCACGCACCTGACGCAGGCTGCGCGTGGTCCAGCGAACCGCGCCGGGCAGACGCTCCGGGCCGAGGATCACAAGGGCGGCGACGAGCAAGATGACCATCTCACTCCAGCCGATATTGCTGAACACGCCAACAGGCTACCCGGACCGGACCGAACTCTGCCTTGTCGGCTCCCGCGTGGTGCGGACGGAAAGAACGCCGTGCGGGTAGACCCGCACGGCGTTCGTCGAGAGTCGGCAGGCGTTACCCGAAAAGTGGCGGCCGCTCTAGTCGGACTCGAGGGTGACGGGCACGTCTACCTGCCTGCCGTCGCGGATGAGGACGACAGTGACGGTTTCGCCGATTCGGTGGGATTGCACCGCGACGATGAGCTCCTCCGGCCCGGTGACCTCGCGGTTACCGACCTTCACGATGACATCGCCCTCGACGATTCCGGCCTTGGCCGCTGGGCTGCCCTCGGCGACGTCGGCGACGGCGGCTCCGCTCATCTGCTCGTTCGCGACCTGCTTGGTCCGCGGGCTGATGCCGAGCTTCGGATGGTGCATCTGCCCGTCGCGGATCAGGGTCTGCGCGACCGTGGTCACCACGTCGGCGGGGATGGCGAAGCCGAGACCGACCGAACCGCCGGACTCACTGCGGATCGCGGTGTTGATGCCGATGAGCCGGCCCTGCATGTCGACCAGCGCGCCACCGGAGTTACCCGGGTTGATGGCCGCGTCGGTCTGCACCGCGTCGATGACGGCGTTGGTGTCGCTGCCCTCGCCGGCCAGCTTCACCGGCCGGTGCAGCGCGCTGACGATGCCGGAGGTGACGGTCTTGCTCAGTCCGAGCGGTGAACCGACGGCCAGCACGTCGTCACCCACCTGCACGTCGGCGGACTTGCCGATCTCGGCCACGGTGAGGTTCTTCACGTCGACCTTCAGCACCGCCAGGTCGGTCTTCTGATCGCGGCCGACGAGTTGCGCGGGGACCCGGGTGCCGTCGGAGAAGGTGACCTGGATGACGGCGCGGTTGCTCTTGTCCTGCGCGGCCATCGAGATCACGTGGTTGTTGGTGACGACGTAGCCGCCGCCGTCGATCACCACGCCGGATCCGGTGGCGCCATTGTCGCCGACCGTGACGCGGATCGAAACCACCGACGGCAGCACGGCATTGGCCACCTTGGAGATCTGGCCGTGCGGTTGCTCCTGCGAGTCGCCCTGCTCCAGCGTCACTTTGCGGGAGGTGAGGGTCTGGCCGGTCTCGGCTGTCATCCGGCCCACCAGGCCACCGATCAGGCCGATTAGCAGCGCGACCGCGGCGAGCACCGCGAGGGCTTTCGGCGCGACGCGGGAACCGAAGAGAACTTCGCGCGCGCTGAGTTTGCGGGACTCCGGCAGCTCCTGCGGCTGCGGGGTCTCGATCGCGGGCGCGCCGAGGCGGGCCGGCGCGTTCGGATCACGCCACGGATCCACCGGACCGGCGACCGCGGTGTCCGGATCGGCGGCGTCGGGATCACGCTGCAGGATTTCGGTGGAACCCGCCGGACGGCCGAAAGCTTCGGCGAGCACCGAATCCGGCGGCCGATTTTGCAATTCCGGGCCGGGCTGCGGCGCGGAATTCCCGGCGCCGCTCGCGGAATACGCGGCGAAGGAACCGACCTGCCCGGCGGGCCGTCGGAAAGCCGACGCGGTATGCGTATCGACATGCGGCCGATAAACCGGTCTGGGGCCCAATACGGGCGCATCCGACGGCCGCAAGGAGCCGGCAGCCGACGAAGTGGGTGAGTCGAGCTGCCCCCGGCCGGCCGCCGAATCGTTGGTTTCGGCCGATCCGGAGTTCTGCGATTCGGTGGTCACGCGTGAAACTCTACTTGCGCCACCACTGTGCCCACCGGGTCGCGGTGAACGAATCCGGCAGAAAACCGAAAACCGCCTCGGTACGGGAGTTTCCCGCGGCGGGATGCGCCGCGCGTTCCGCGCCCGTGCCGGGCGTCGCTCCGGCGCCGGGCAATTCGCCGAGCGGGATCCGGCTCAGGCTGTCGTGCAGGCGATGCGGAATGCGGATCGGACCGGATTGCCGCAGCGCGACCCGCGCCTGCTGCTGAGCGTCCACCTCGGCCGCGCATTCGGAGCACTGCGCCAAATGCTGGGCGGCCCGCAGATAGGCGTTCATCCGCAGCTCGCCATCCACGTAGGCGGCGATCGCCTCGCTCGCCAGATGCTCGGTGGGACGGAAACGCGGCTTAGCTTCGCCACTCATTCGGTGCTCACCCTTCCGACCGACAACGTCCATGTGCTGGCGGTGCTGCCGGCCTCCGAAGCCGACTGTCGGTTCGGTGCCCGGCTCACCCAAGGCTCGTGGCGGCGGTGACCCGCTGCCCAGCTCCATTATGCGCAAGGTGGTCGCGCAGTGCCTGACGGCCGCGATGGATTCGGCTGCGCACGGTGCCCAGCTTCACCCCCAGGGTCGCGCCGATCTCCTCGTAGGACAGGCCTTCGATGTCACAGAGAACGACCGCGGCGCGGAACTCCGGAGCCAGCGCGTCGAGCGCCGATTGCAGTTCGGGATCCAGTCGGGCGTCGTGGTAGGCATCCTCGGGGGTGGGGCCCTCGGCGGGCACCCGGTCGTAGTCCTCGGGCAGCGCCTCCATGCGGATGCGGTTGCGCCGGCGGACCATGTCCAGGAACAGGTTGGTGGTGATGCGGTGCAGCCAGCCCTCGAAGGTGCCCGGCTGGTAGTTCGACAGGGAGCGGAAGACCCGGATGAACGTCTCCTGGGTGAGATCCTCGGCGTCCTGGGCGTCGCCGGACAGGCGGTAGGCCAGGCGGTAGACGCGATCGGCGTGCTCGCGGACCAGCTCGTCCCAGGACGGCATGACCGAGCGATCACCGGTGGCGTCGAAGGCGGCGGTGCCGCTCAGCTCCTCTTCGGAGATCTCCGCCACTTCGGATTCAGTGGAAAATACCTGCTCAGGAAGGGTCGCCTGTTCGGGAACGTTGGTGGAGTGCCCCGACAGCGCCGCAAACGAACCTTTGACCATGTGGATGGGGCTACCTCCTACTCAGGACCGTAAACACTCGGGACGGTCACGCCGGTTTCGATATCTCGAACCCGTACGTACGGAGTACAACCGACAAGCTGTCTGTCGTTGTTCCCGCATCCCGCGTCGCGCGGTCGGCTGGTCTTGCGTTGCCCCTACTCTTTACTGCCCTTGTATGCCGCGCGTATGGAGATCCTGAGGGTCAGCTGAGAAACTCGGCCGGGTCAAAACCGTGTTGTCACAGAGCCGATAACACGCAGTCCGCACTAGCCTCTTAGAGGTGGCATCGAATCTGGAGCAAAATCTCGCCTACGTGGAGGAATCCGTGGTGGAGGACGAGGTACTCGTCAGCGCACGGGAACGGGCCACCGAGCTGGGCGCGGCGCCGGTGCCGCCGTCGGTCGGAGCTTTGCTGAGTATGTATTCCCAGCTGCTCGGGGCGCGCGCGGTGGTCGAGGTGGGAACCGGGGCGGGAATCAGCGGCCTGTGGCTGCTCGACGGCATGCGCGAAGACGGCACGCTCACCACGATCGATTCCGAACCGGAGCATCAGCGCGCCGCCAAGGAGGCTTTCCGCACCGCGGATATCCCGCCCGCGCGCACCAGGTTGATCAACGGTCGTGCGCTGGACGTGCTGCCGCGCCTCGCGGACGGGGCCTACGATCTCGTCTTCATCGACGCCGCGCCGCTGGAGCATCCGCAGTACGTCGAGCAGGCGGTGCGCCTGCTGCGCCAGGGCGGTGCGATCATCTTGCACAATGCGCTGCTCGGTGGCCGGGTTCCCGATGCGGCACAACGGGATCCGGCCACACAGGCGGTGCGCGCGGCGACGCGTGCGATCGCCGAGGACCCGGAATTGACCAGCGTGCTCATCCCGGTCGGCGACGGTTTGCTCTGCGCTTCCCGCGGCTGATTCCTTTGCCCCACACGGGGTAACCGGCAACCACATCGAGGGTTGCAGAGGTTTCAGCATGACGTGGCAGCGCGGGTCCGAATTCGTCGAAGGTGTGCACGTAGGGCATATCGCCACCGACAAAACGATTCCCTATTGGGTGATGATGCTTTTGGCTGTGGTCGGTTTCATCGTCGCGGGAGCGGTGATTGTGCTTGTGTTGGTCAGCAACGCCGATTTCGACACCGGACCGACGAAAGCGCCACCGCCGCCGGGAAACTGCGCACCGTTCTGCACCGGCCCCGCCGAACCTCCGCCGCCACCCGGATGACGCGCCTGCACTGAGCGCTGCCGTCGCCGGTCACAGGGGAAGGGCTCCAGGACATGTGGGAGGGCTGGGAAGAAGAGCAACGGGCGCGCCGCCGCCGGTGGCTCGAGCAGGACACCGAGTACTACGAGCCGCCCTATGAGCCCGGACACCAAGACGACCGCGACCCCCGCCAGACCGACTGGGCAGGCGCAACGATCGTTTTCGTCCTCTTGCTGGTGGCCGCGATCGTGCTACTGGTACTGGTCGTCACCGCCGATTTCGGCGAGCGCTCCGAGACCACCGTGCCGCGCACACCCGGACCCTGTGCGCCGTTCTGCACAGGCGGGTAGCCCGCGCCGCGGACCCAGGCGGCCCTAGACCCAGACGCCCTTGCCGACGGTGACCACACCGCCGTTGCTGATCGCGAACCGGTCCCGGTCGCGGTCCAGATCGACGCCGATGATCTCGCCCTCCCCGACCACTACGTTCTTGTCCAGGATCGCCCGGCGCACCACGGCGCCGCGTCCGATCCGCACGCCCGGCATCAGCACGCTGCCTTCGACGGTCGCGCCGTCGTCGATCATGACGTTGGAGCTGAGCACCGAATTGCGCACGGTGGCCGCGGACAGAATGCTGCCCGCCCCGACGATGGACTCCTGGGCCAGCCCGCCCTGCGCGAACTTCGCGGGCGGCAGGTTCTCGGCGGCGCCGCGGATCGGCCAGTGCCGGTTGTAGAGGTTGAACACCGGATGCACCGACACGAGATCCATGTGCGCCTCGTAGAAGGCGTCGATGGTGCCGACATCGCGCCAGTAGCCGCGGTCCCGGTCGGTGGCTCCCGGTACCTCGTTGTCGGCGAAGTCGTAGACGGCGGCCTCACCCGCGGCGACCAGCGCCGGGATGATGTCACCGCCCATATCGTGGTCGGAATCGTTGTCTTCGGCATCGGCGCGGATGGTGTCCACCAGGACCTTGGTGGTGAAGACGTAGTTGCCCATCGAGGCGAAGGTGACGTTCGGATCGTCGGGGGTCCCGGGCGGATGCGCGGGTTTCTCCAGGAACTGGGTGATCCGGCCGGTCTCGTCGGAGTCGATGCAGCCGAACGCGCCGGCCTCGCTGCGCGGCACCCGGATACCGGCGACGGTCACGCCCGCGCCGGATTCGATGTGGTGCGAGACCATCTGCTCCGGATCCATCCGGTAGACGTGATCGGCGCCGAACACCACGATGTAGTCCGGGTCCTCGTCGTGGATCAGATTCAGCGACTGCATGATCGCGTCCGCGCTGCCGGTGTACCAGCGCGGGCCCAGCCGCTGCTGGGCCGGGACCGGGGTGATGTATTCACCGCCGAAACCGGACAGCCGCCAGGTCTGGGAGATGTGCCGGTCCAAAGAATGCGATTTGTACTGGGTGAGCACGCACAGCCGCAGATAGCCGGCGTTGACCAGATTGCTGAGCACGAAGTCGATCAGACGATAGGCGCCCCCGAACGGGACGGCCGGCTTGGCGCGGTCCGCGGTGAGGGGGAACAGTCGCTTACCCTCGCCACCGGCGAGCACGATCCCGAGTACGTGCGGCTGGCTCCTCACAATTGCCAAACTACCGTGAAGTACCGGGGGACGGTGGGTCGGCGAAGCCGATCGGGCGGGCAAATGCCGTGTGAGTGGCTCGAGATGGACCGAGCGTCTAGTTTGAAGTGGGTGAGTTTCGGCAGCGATGGGGGAGATTCCGCGGCGAGCCCGGAGGGGCTCCGGGTCGCGATGCTGACTCGCGAGTACCCGCCGGAAATCTACGGGGGGGCCGGAGTGCATGTCACCGAACTGACCGCGCGACTACGCGCGCTCTGCGATGTCACCGTGCATTGCATGGGTGTGTCGCGCACGGATGCCGTTGTGCATCAACCC from Nocardia goodfellowii carries:
- the glgC gene encoding glucose-1-phosphate adenylyltransferase; amino-acid sequence: MRSQPHVLGIVLAGGEGKRLFPLTADRAKPAVPFGGAYRLIDFVLSNLVNAGYLRLCVLTQYKSHSLDRHISQTWRLSGFGGEYITPVPAQQRLGPRWYTGSADAIMQSLNLIHDEDPDYIVVFGADHVYRMDPEQMVSHHIESGAGVTVAGIRVPRSEAGAFGCIDSDETGRITQFLEKPAHPPGTPDDPNVTFASMGNYVFTTKVLVDTIRADAEDNDSDHDMGGDIIPALVAAGEAAVYDFADNEVPGATDRDRGYWRDVGTIDAFYEAHMDLVSVHPVFNLYNRHWPIRGAAENLPPAKFAQGGLAQESIVGAGSILSAATVRNSVLSSNVMIDDGATVEGSVLMPGVRIGRGAVVRRAILDKNVVVGEGEIIGVDLDRDRDRFAISNGGVVTVGKGVWV